Proteins from a single region of Streptomyces sp. Tu 3180:
- a CDS encoding WXG100 family type VII secretion target gives MAKDLDITYQDMREAAKHVVKEKEKLQEKLDALRKYINNLVNSGYVTKSSSKAFDENFDEFTNGAKTTLDGLDGMGDYLTMAADKFEQIDDELAKAARK, from the coding sequence ATGGCCAAGGACCTTGACATCACATACCAGGACATGCGAGAAGCGGCCAAGCATGTCGTGAAGGAGAAGGAGAAGCTCCAGGAGAAGCTGGACGCCCTCCGCAAGTACATCAACAACCTGGTCAACTCGGGCTACGTCACGAAGAGCTCGTCCAAGGCCTTCGACGAGAACTTCGACGAGTTCACCAACGGCGCGAAGACCACGCTGGACGGCCTGGACGGCATGGGCGACTACCTGACCATGGCCGCCGACAAGTTCGAGCAGATCGACGACGAACTGGCGAAGGCCGCCCGCAAGTGA
- a CDS encoding putative T7SS-secreted protein, whose protein sequence is MIGEHSDPIPGDPEEVAKLGRDLRKTAESIRKQADEIKALASVDQWKSKTADEFRKEAEEAEGKLRKAFKRYDAAADALGEKVIDGGCSKEYASELHRAQTMADKALRDARDAHDEQKASTGALDKLPGDTPDDDPDRKKLEKRQEAAASALERAKKDLEAAKGVRDAAAKRARDSIRYAIDHDGLKDGTWDKFKDWVHDNAGWMKKVLEATGWISTICGTLALMVGWIPIVGQVLAGVLGTIALAATLVSLVGHTLLAVAGEGSWFDVALDVVGLATLGIGRGALAGAKGASLAAKSLGRSAAAKTLRQGITAKPGTAAYNKAVNKAWKKANELSSGALRGKAGAQAVATAPKGWFPGAQRLADAFNPKLIYRESVDSLKAVKDLRPSNLRQLGQADSWHGVRPGLNDPGIRDLEKSLSQMSPALRADSAVQAATDVFQTQTRIWAGSTAIASTTDLLDKGKITEPVGDLVGVQGLDDGVWSATGIKDATTTSNG, encoded by the coding sequence GTGATCGGCGAACACTCGGACCCGATTCCGGGAGATCCGGAGGAAGTCGCCAAGCTCGGCCGTGACTTGAGGAAGACCGCTGAGTCCATCAGGAAACAGGCGGACGAGATCAAAGCGCTCGCGTCCGTCGACCAGTGGAAGAGCAAGACGGCGGATGAGTTCCGCAAGGAGGCCGAAGAGGCCGAGGGCAAACTGCGGAAGGCGTTCAAGCGCTACGACGCCGCTGCTGACGCGCTCGGCGAAAAAGTCATCGACGGCGGCTGCTCGAAGGAGTACGCCTCGGAACTCCATCGGGCGCAGACGATGGCCGACAAGGCTCTCCGGGACGCTCGGGACGCTCACGACGAGCAGAAGGCGAGCACGGGAGCGCTCGACAAGCTCCCCGGGGACACACCCGACGACGATCCGGACCGGAAGAAGCTGGAGAAGCGCCAGGAGGCGGCGGCTTCGGCACTGGAGCGGGCGAAGAAGGACCTGGAAGCGGCCAAGGGCGTGCGCGACGCGGCGGCCAAGAGGGCACGCGACTCCATTCGGTACGCCATCGACCACGACGGGCTGAAGGACGGCACCTGGGACAAGTTCAAGGACTGGGTGCACGACAACGCCGGGTGGATGAAGAAGGTCCTCGAAGCGACGGGCTGGATTTCCACCATCTGCGGGACTCTGGCCCTCATGGTGGGGTGGATCCCGATCGTCGGCCAGGTGCTCGCCGGCGTTCTGGGCACCATCGCGCTGGCCGCCACGCTGGTGTCGCTCGTGGGACACACCCTCCTGGCGGTGGCCGGTGAGGGCAGTTGGTTCGATGTCGCCCTCGACGTCGTCGGCCTCGCGACACTCGGTATCGGCCGGGGTGCCCTCGCCGGGGCCAAGGGGGCTTCGCTCGCGGCCAAGAGCCTCGGGCGGTCGGCGGCCGCCAAGACGCTCCGGCAGGGAATCACGGCGAAGCCCGGCACGGCCGCATACAACAAGGCCGTCAACAAGGCGTGGAAGAAGGCGAACGAGCTCAGCAGCGGTGCCTTGCGAGGAAAGGCCGGCGCCCAGGCGGTCGCCACGGCGCCGAAGGGCTGGTTCCCCGGTGCCCAGCGGCTGGCGGACGCCTTCAACCCCAAGCTGATCTACCGGGAGTCGGTGGACAGCCTCAAAGCCGTCAAGGACTTGCGCCCGAGTAATCTTCGGCAACTCGGACAGGCCGACAGCTGGCACGGCGTTCGGCCGGGATTGAACGATCCCGGCATCAGAGACCTGGAGAAGAGTCTCAGCCAGATGTCCCCTGCGCTTCGGGCCGACAGCGCGGTGCAGGCCGCGACTGATGTGTTCCAGACACAGACCCGGATCTGGGCCGGCTCGACCGCGATCGCGTCGACCACCGACCTGCTCGACAAGGGAAAGATCACGGAACCTGTCGGTGACCTCGTCGGAGTCCAGGGACTGGATGACGGGGTCTGGTCGGCGACCGGGATCAAGGACGCCACGACAACGAGCAACGGGTGA